The window TCATGTACATGCCTACGCAGGAAGAAGTACGTACAccacgaaaaaagaggaagaggttTTTTTGGAGGATCGTGTGTTGCCGTCTTTTTAGAGGACCGGTCGACGATCCTGGTGGACACACGCCACTTGATTTTTTTCTCGGACCAGTTGGTGAAGTGGATCGAAGCGTATCCCCTTCCAGCGCTGCAAGTCATGAACGACGTTGTCACCGTCGAGGCTGAGGCTTCTTGCCCATCGCTGTACTCGACGCGAATCTGCTCGGTGATTCTCACGGACTGGCCATACAAGGAAGAGCTTCGCCAGCTGCGGTGCACGCACTTGAACTCTCTCATCTCCGTCTCGGGCGTCATTACGAGGCGGTCCTCTGTGTTGCCCAAGATGCGCCTGCTCTATCTCAAGTGCGGCAACTGCCTGAACAGCATCACAGACGTGCCCATCCAGATTGTTGAGGGCAGGAAGAACGACGCCATGCCGCGAAAGTAAGCCGAGAGCGGGGCCGAACCGCGAAAACAAGAGACACGGGGACGACGCGAGCAccacagcagagacgcgagaaagagaaacgggaaaactACCACACAACGTCGCCacgaggcgacgagacagtTCTCTCTGAGgcagcgagacgaggagcgGGGAAAAGACGGCCCTCACCCTCGTACAACTGAGCGCAGACGGACCTGCTGCAAGCACACGTCCCTAGACGCCTCACAcactttcccttttttgccAACGAACGCATAGATGTAcaaacgtatatatatatatatatatatatgtgtatcaTTAAGCACGCGGGGTATCTGTGGTAGGCTTTGATTCCTTACACGTATGGCTGACGGGTTGCGCGGACTCGCGCTGTgccctgtctccctgtctctttcttcctgcgttttctctttcttttttatGCGTGACAGCTTATGCGTTCCGGTTTCTGTGGTGACCCCGCAGGTGCCCACACTGCCAAGGTTCGCGGTTTATCATCGACAGGGTGAAGACGGCGTTTGTGGATTTCCAGCGGCTCACGCTGCAGGAGTCGCCGGGGAAGGTTCCGCCGGGGAGGCCGCCGCGTCAGCGCGAAGTTATCATCACGGGCGAGTTGGTGGATTCGATCAAGCCTGGGGAGGAAGTGGATGTGTTGGGGATTTACCAAACCAAGTGCGACTATTCCCTGAATGCCAAGACGGGGTTTCCGATTCTCGCCACGGAGATTCTCGCAAACAACGTCGTGCGCACGAGCGACGCACGGATGACAGAGTTCACCGAAGACGACCTCAAAGCGATCAAGCAACTGTCTCGAGATCCGCACATTCGCGAGCGCATCTTGGCGTCCATTGCGCCGGCGCTGTGGGGCAACCGCGAAGTGAAGACGGCGATCGCCTACGCGCTGTTCGGAGGCGTCCCCAAGGGGCGAGGCCCGAGCGAAAAGGGACAGGACGGGAACGACGTCGCCGCCAGTCTGATGGGAAACAGTCGCGGGCGCGGCCTACTCGGCTGGGGCAAAAGCGGAAACGACGCCGCTGACCCAGACGCCATGGGCGGGAGAGCCGAGGAGGGAAGCTCTCAGGGGGGCGGCACTCTCGGCGCGACGCCCCACACCATTCGCGGGGACATCAACGTCCTTCTCCTCGGTAAGAACTGGAGACAAGGAATCGTGCCTTTACACCCAAGACGCAGAACACCGAGTACCTCCCGAGAACACCAGGCGATCAACAATGCCACAGTCAAGTCGGGTTCCACGCGATctacacagatatatatatatatatatatatatatatgtatatgtatatatgtatataaataaatatgtatataaataaatgtgtatatgtgtatagtgtatgtgtgtgtgtatgtgggCGCGTGCCTATATGGttgaaggagaggaaacggcgtgTAGTCTGCGGTGGCGATGCGCGATGCATCACGGCTTTCTGTTTCGCTGTGTAGGACTGGGAGCAGGAGGCTGCCGTCTGGGCTGTTTGTAGAGACACAAGCTCTTCCATACGTCGATGTTCGTCTTAGGTTGCATGGTTTTTGGATGCATCGAGATGTAGCGCTGTCTGCGCAGGATGTCTAAATGGGTGCACAAACCGACCGATTCACGAAGAGGGCTGGTGCGCTTTCTTTCAGGTGATCCTGGTCTCGGCAAGTCTCAAGCTCTACAGTACGTTGCGCGAACTTTCCCCCGCACCGTTTGCACCACTGGCAAGGGTGCCTCGGCGGTCGGTCTCACAGCTGGTGTTCGAAAGTAAGTCCCCACCAGACGCTTTCTGCTTTGGCATACACACCCTACAAGCCACCACATCCACAAACCtgcgcatatgcatatatatatatatatatatatatatatatatatgtatatatcagagatatagatatagatatatatgtttatgtatGTAgaaacacacatgcacacataccGAATGCATGGACATGCTTCGCGGGAGATAGCGTTTTGgccagaaggaaacggaTTTGCGTTGCGTGGAATGTGCACAGTGATGAAGCCAAACCCGCACGACGTCtatatgtgtgtgtttgtgagTCCGTGTGTTTGAGAGTTCGTGTGTGGCTTAACACAGTCGGCTCTGTTGGGTCGCGTGGGGGCGTGCAAAGCGTGCAGGGGAGAACCGTGTTCATCTTGTTTGCGCTTCAGGGATCCGCAAACGGGAGAATGGACGCTGGAAGGCGGTGCCCTGGTGCTGGCAGATGAAGGCATTTGCCTGATTGACGAGTTCGACAAAATGGTAGACCGAGATCGTGTGTCCATTCACGAGGCGATGGAGCAGCAGTCCATCTCGATCTCCAAGGCAGGCATCGTCACGACTCTCCGCGCCAGGTGCTCCGTCATTGCGGCGGCCAACCCCAAGTTCGGtgagcagaaaagagactgCCGACTCTGAAAACCTGGAGCGAAACGATCACATCAGGTTAAACTCTACATTGCGATTTAAATCGGTTAGAACACGACCAGGAAAACCACCAGGATCGGCCCTCAAAGGTGCCCACCGCATAAAAATCAAGAGTTTGCATGCACTGTCGCTTCAGGTCGCTACATTCCTTCCTACACGTTCAAGGAAAACGTCGATTTGTCCGACCCGATCTTGTCCCGTTTTGACATCATTGCCGTCCTCCGAGACGTGGTGAGTTTCCGCGGCTCGTCAGCGAACGCCacggggagaaagacgagagctGGAGCACCCACCGTTTCGCGTCCTGAGGAGCGGTTGAGGCGTcgaaggcgcatgcatgcgccgcgtGCCACTGATTTTTCCTCGCAACCGCGCGCGCCCCGATTGCGTAAAGCAGAGACCGGGAGAACCAACCAGTCTCGGGGCCCGACTTCGCGTGCTGTCCGTTCCTCCGTTTGTGGAGATTCTAAGCAGAGCATGAGGCCTGCTGCCGGCGCGCCACTAGCCATGCATCGATTTGTACATGCAGTTTGAGAGTCGCAAGTGGTGTGCATATCGCAGATTCAcacgatgcatgcaggcacggagagagaggcgcgtcggtctctctttttggcCTCCAGGCACATCGAGAGACGCCTTTGTGGACATGTTTGCTGTGTGGGGTGTGCGCTACAGCCCGACGCGGACGAGGACCATTATCTGGCGGAGTACGTGCTGACGCACCACCAACTGGCCCACCCCAACATTTCACACTTGGAGAACTATCAGCAGCGGATGGAAGAACTGGAGCACATCATGCTGGGAAATCAGGCGTATGAGCCGATTCCTCAGGACCTCCTGCAGAAATACATTCTCTATGCCAGGTAACCGCGCGCGGGCGGACGGGACCAACTGGGAAgggccggagacagaggcaagcTGATCTACGACCGGTTTCTCTGTCGATATAGCCAAAGGTGCCTACGCGAAGAGCACAGGCGCGACAACGTGCCTGCCTGCGCAAGCGCCACACCATTTCTGTGTCCTGCACGGTTGTTTGTTGAGCCctgcgcctttttttctcttccggctTTCCGTTTCCGACAGGGATTGCTCACTGTCGGGTCTTCTGGCTGTGCTTCTCAGTGGTGGTCATCCCTTCGCTCCTTGCAAATCCCGGTTGAGTTTGCCCGTGGGGgcgtttctgttcctccGTTTGGTGGGCGTGTGTCACTGTATCCGCTGTTACGCCGACGTACACGGTCCAACCGACTCTTCGTTGTCCCTTCTTTGTTCTCGCCATTCTTTGCTCGGTGCCGCGTCGCACCTTCCACGCTCCCGTTTGCGCCTTTTgcgtgcctctctgtttcgtgcGTCGTCACCGAAGTTGGCGCGTCATATGTGGCGTCTTGCGTTTCCCAGAGCGAATTGCCGTCCAGTTCTCGACACTTCCGTGAACTCTGTGGCCGCAAAAGTTTCTTCCTTCTacgcgcgcctgcgtcggcgaGCGGCCGCAACGGGAGGTTTGCCTCTGACCCTGCGTCACGTCGAAGCTCTTCTGCGCATGGCCGAGGTAAGGCGAAGGAACGGTGCATTCCTGTTGGTGACGACGCAGGTCGCATGCGGGCGTGTGCACGCTGGACGCGTCTCGACCTTTGGTTTGTATCAGCAATGAAAAGCTTGTTCCTAGGGCAGGAGGAAAGATACAGGTTGTGACTTCGATCAGAAGCGCGGAGGAGAACACCCAAAGGTTCGGTGACGGCACCCGTTCACCGTTCGCCTTTGGGTCTGTTGTTTCCCGACTGCGTTCAGGCAAATGCAAAgatgcgcctctcgccggtTGTCAGCAGCACAGATGTTGACTACGCAATTGCAACTCTTCTGGACTCGTTCATCTCCTCCCAGAAGTTCGCCGTGCAGCAGCGCCTTGGCCGCGAATTCGCCAGGTAACGTTCGAGACTCCCGCGGGGCTTCTCTTTCGCAGTCGCCGGTCTTTTTCGGCAAATCTCTTTGCGTCGCTTGGTTCCTAAACTCACGACTCCCCCGTTACACTTGTGCATTCGTTTGTGTACGCTCACGACTATGTAGACCTGTATTTGTATAGGATTTCGTTTCCCTACACAAAGCGCCGAGATTCGCGTGCATCCCCCTCTCAAACCaggaaggagggaaggcCTTTTGGGCCACTGGGCTCCAAACAGATGGTGGCGGGGCGGCGAGAATCTTCGCCGAAGCGTGCGGTTGAGTCCGTCCCACTAGGAAGAGTGTCGATTGTTCGAGGTTGTCGCACCGAAGCGAATTCCAGTGTCGTgacgcggcggcgtcgaAGGTCGAAAACGCGTCCAAACAATGGCGCTTCTGCGCCCCTGTGttgcgcttctcttttttcttcagaTATCGCGCCCTCGCCAGAGGGGGTTGGGCGACACTGTCTGCTCTCTTGAGACGTCTTATGCAACAACGCCTCCAGCGCGCCATGCTGCAGAGAGCGGGCGCTCCAGGCGCAGAAATGGAGCCTTTGAGTCAGGCGGATTTCGACAGTGCACGACGAGTTAAAGTGACAGAGTTTGTGAAGGTAGGTGCCGAGTGAAAAACAGTAAAGAAGACATCAAACGGAGGCGGGGTAGCAACTCGTGCTGGTCTCTGAAGGTTCCATGTCTTTTAGTTGACGTGCGTCGGAGTCTCTgccgtttctgccttccttGCCGTCGAGGTTATTCGCGTGCCTTTTTCCCTTGGCGTTTTTAGGTTGCCGCCCAAAACAAATTCGCGGCCTACCAGGTCGAGGCGTGGATGGCGTCCTCGCACTTCACTGAGCAGTTCCGCATTGTCCAggtgcgtttcttcgcgcaCGAATTCATAAATTGCTTGCCATGCTCCAGCGCCTGTCTAGAGCTTTGAGTCTGTTGCTGTCGCCGGCTTGTTAGGATCAGCAGACATCGACATGCCGCTATCTAGGCTCGAGACACGGCTTCAGGAGCCGGTACGCGGCTCTGTGCATATGCAGACCCACGGAAATATGCAACAgatatgtacatgtgtatttatatatgtagttGAGATTGAGCAGCACTTGCGTACAAAACaggtatgcatgcacagctaGTCGTACGCTCCATATATGTACAAGGCCGTATGATTGCCGCTAAAAAGGTAAATGAAATAGGTCTGTACGCCGTTCCCGAGAGCGCGCCCTGACGAATCAACTAAGAGTCCCCTTAGGCGTTCGAAGCCTCAGTGTTGAGGTGTATTGGTCCCGCTGAGGATTCCTTGTAGAGACTCGGGATTCCCTGTGCGTTTTACTGTCGCGTTTTgtcaggaaggagaagacaagaCGATCGTCTCGCTCAACTGGAGCCGGCCGACCGCGTCGGCGGCTGACGGCAGCAAATAGACTAAAGGAGCGAAGCGAGTtaaagaggaagaacagagaagaggagacggggaggagaggaagaaaagggagaggcagacgcgagagaacgcggaagagagaaggtgtTTGCacaggaagaggggaaagagcaTAAAAGAGAGCTTTCTCTTcgcaaagaaacagacacacaagAACATGCGAGGCACGTGCACAGGTTCTATGGGGTGAAGCCACACAACAGAGAGGTGAATTGCAGGAAAAGGACAATGAGGTGACTGGAgccgttccttttcctgcgACAAGCGATCCTATTTTAAAAGTTTTTTCTCGAAACGCCGCTGCCAGAGAGACATCCGGGAAGTGTGCGAGTAGCGGGGTCCCGCCGTATGTGCAGAACTGCAAAGACGGTGAGTtgggcagagacgcgagctcGTGTCTGCGTTTCGGCCCGTTaggtgtttctctcttgtctcttctgaCTGCCTCCACCATGAAGGACACGCGATGTGTCGTTCTCGTGTGAGTTTGTGCTCTGTTCCTTCTGTGTTGATTGTACTGTGTAAAACGCCTGTCGATGACTGTCGGGACTCCGCTtcgcttcgttctctcgGCTGCATGTGTACGTTTGCCCTTTTGCTTTTCCTGGAAAAACATCCGCTTGCCTCGGCTGTTCTCTCTGGCAGTCGACCTATCTTTCCCTTTTAAAAAAGAACGCAGTGGGCCAGCAggctccgtttctttccttggCTGATCGTGTTTTGCACTTCGTCTTGCGAAGCAAACCGATGTAGGACTTTCCTTTTGAGTGTTGCTTGTTTCCTGCACGTGCGCGTGGTGGCCATGTTGTGCCTGTCTACAACCAAAAAGCAAAACCCATCTGTCGGCGCGATTCTTGGCGTAGCGATATGTGTTTGACGACTCGCGTCCGGGTCCCACTCGCAGTTTCGTTCCTTGAGTCCCAAGAAACGTACTCCACCGCTTTTTCGCACGCGCTGCCACGTCAAAGCGCACACACGCTTTCTCGCAGCAACCGTTTCCCAACTCGCTCGACGTTGCAATATTTCGTTACACGCTGGGTGACTTACCAGTAGGCGTCGAGTTGAGTTGCGACATCGTTATCGGGAGTTGCTCGCGTAAAGGACAACACCGCAGCCATCGAGTCGACGGCGTCGCGTCGTTGCGCGTTGAACCCGGTGGAAAGTCAAAGATCCGAGAATTCCACTGCCTCGCGCGCGAGAATTCACGTGCGCGCCACAGGGCGTGTTGCGACGGAGACTGAAGTCTTCCCTGGCGTAGGAAAACACTTCGCGTCAACCGTAGAGGCGATATGTGGGCGCATTCGGCGAAGCGCAGCTCTCGTGCtgaacggaagaagacgaaaggcggCTCTCGATTCTTCACACGAGCTCACCAGCGCGTCCATGTTTCAGTCTACTTCGCGTCTGCCGTTTTCGGGGCATATTAtctgaaggcgaagaaaaagggggtGGGTGGGGAGTTTGCCCCGCTCAGTATTTTGAGTCAGCTTCGATGCGTTTCGACCGAAATCCTGTCTGAATGCCGTTGGAACAGGCTGTGCCCCGTGGTCCTGTCGCAAGCATGCATCTTGCAAAAACGTGTGTCGAAGCCTGTTCGAAGCACATATGTGCATCATCGCAAATTCGTTCGCATAACAGCCAAAACGAGGCATAGTACTTGGATacggtaaacaaagacactGAAGATCTAAACCAGGAGTCCACCTCGTGTTTAGAATTCGGTGGTGGTGTAGGTTGGACGATGTATCCGCCTCTCAGAATTGGTTTGATGGTGTTAAATCCAGAGGCTGTGTAGCTCGGGCTAGTCGCCTCCAGTGCTGCCGTCGGGTTTCACAGAGTGGAAAAGGCACGCGAAATCGGCGGAGtctgcgaggcgccgcggaagTCGCTCTTGTTCGCTTGGCCACAAACGGCGGATCAATGACTTCGGGATCGTCTTTCCGTTGGCGAAGAACGGCGCCGCCGTCCCTAGGCACCCCCCACATTTCTGGGGTATTCCAGTAAGGGACGATCCTTTCGCGCTGGTGTCAAGGATGTGAGAGCAGCACTCTGCGGGTGGGTCGGCGTGCGGCTCTGTGAGCGGAGCGCTCGCCCCGTTTCCGTTGGCGGTTCGGAATGATTCAGTTCCGGCGACGGTTCCCGCTTGGAAAAGGGGAAGCCCGCAAAAGCGTGGCCCTACCCGTTCAGGTTTCACCGGTGACTCGGACCGTATCGGTAGGGGATCTGTTTCGTGGCagtgggagaagaaagggagtctctcttctctctctactGTACATTCCAGCGGTTCTCCTGTGTCCGCCAGTGTTCCAGAACAGGAAGGGGGATGAAAggcagcgccttctctcgacaGGTTCGTGGTTACAGATTGAGAGCAAACAGTCCGGTGGGATGAAGCGACAGGGGGACGGGCACCAGCTGCGGGAAAAGTAAGCATGTAGAAAGCTGCACTGCGGGGACATTTCGCGTTTTCAGCGTGTGCACCCACAAAAATGGTATACACAGAAActcgccctctctttccacgcAGGGACACGTGACCTGTCTCACGCGAGCTGCGTAGCACACGCCGCTTCGATTTCTCTTCCATGCGATGGTAAAACTTTCTTTTAATGTTCCCTTTTTCGGCGTTTTTTCCTAtctgcttcctccctctgtcgGTAACTTCCTCTCTGTGACGTATGCGCtgcttctgtgtgtctcgtctgTTTGTCGCTCGTCAATCTCCTGCTTCGTTCGCTCGTTTTTCCGTATTCCTCTCCGACCTCTCGGCACCATGCCGTATATGACCCTCTCTGATGTTCCATTT is drawn from Neospora caninum Liverpool complete genome, chromosome X and contains these coding sequences:
- a CDS encoding putative DNA replication licensing factor, producing the protein MSSRASGRDQSSLRRTEEESEADAAEGERGVVLSEVEEDDDQGRLRGGVLDENVDYFQGSRELDLEERRAEEEAEKIIDEENTEDLVFGMRDDEREREAFLAAGMDADAFDASLIDDEDLDDLDPHLEEKARRAAERHLDARENEARRKKRGDKAAKGDIWAQLLEEDDEGASEMDRVLRRVEERRRRFFSGTGMGGRSGEQINLHDLNEAKKLLTESNPALVPFGEQHQQAMDTLFKYFLYKFNLHAFRRVQHGGGVGEEEEGEKRDEKALYYLDKIQDMIREDRSTILVDTRHLIFFSDQLVKWIEAYPLPALQVMNDVVTVEAEASCPSLYSTRICSVILTDWPYKEELRQLRCTHLNSLISVSGVITRRSSVLPKMRLLYLKCGNCLNSITDVPIQIVEGRKNDAMPRKCPHCQGSRFIIDRVKTAFVDFQRLTLQESPGKVPPGRPPRQREVIITGELVDSIKPGEEVDVLGIYQTKCDYSLNAKTGFPILATEILANNVVRTSDARMTEFTEDDLKAIKQLSRDPHIRERILASIAPALWGNREVKTAIAYALFGGVPKGRGPSEKGQDGNDVAASLMGNSRGRGLLGWGKSGNDAADPDAMGGRAEEGSSQGGGTLGATPHTIRGDINVLLLGDPGLGKSQALQYVARTFPRTVCTTGKGASAVGLTAGVRKDPQTGEWTLEGGALVLADEGICLIDEFDKMVDRDRVSIHEAMEQQSISISKAGIVTTLRARCSVIAAANPKFGRYIPSYTFKENVDLSDPILSRFDIIAVLRDVPDADEDHYLAEYVLTHHQLAHPNISHLENYQQRMEELEHIMLGNQAYEPIPQDLLQKYILYARANCRPVLDTSVNSVAAKVSSFYARLRRRAAATGGLPLTLRHVEALLRMAEANAKMRLSPVVSSTDVDYAIATLLDSFISSQKFAVQQRLGREFARYRALARGGWATLSALLRRLMQQRLQRAMLQRAGAPGAEMEPLSQADFDSARRVKVTEFVKVAAQNKFAAYQVEAWMASSHFTEQFRIVQEGEDKTIVSLNWSRPTASAADGSK